From Desulfovibrio porci:
TCAATGGTATCAATCAGCGCCTCGAAGAAATTCTGCAGTCCTCCCGGCACAAGGGTCAGCCGCCGGCGCATGATGAAGGCCACCGTGAAAAGGATGGCCATACAGACCCAGGAATAAAAGACGTGTTTGAATTCGATCACCTGCCCGCCCAGGGTGATCTCGTCCATGCCCATAAATGTGGAGAGCAATACCGGATGCGGCAAACCACCTGCCATGAGCCAGCCTCCTGTGTGAAACAAGCTGAACCGTGTTTTCCAAGACCGCGCGGCGCGAATGCCCGCAGCCTTTTCCCCAATAATATCGCCCCGTTTGACGTGCCGCCAAGGGCGGCGCTCAACCCCGGCCGGATGCGTCCCGGCCTTCGCGCGAAACCACGGCAAAGGTGAGCAGGGCTGTGACCGCCCCGGCGGTCAGGCCGCCCAGGATGGCCGTCACCGGCGCTTTCCAGACTACCAGCGCCAGGTAGAGCAACCCGGCCAGAAGTAGCAGTCTGCCGCCCCAGCGCAACAGCACAACGCGTAGAAAAGCCGTGCTGTACTCGCCCAGACCCGCGCGCAGAAAAAAGCGCGCCAGACTCCAGAACGTCAGGGCCATGATGCCCAGCCCCACGCCGAACCAGAAAAACCAGGGCGTCGCGGCGAAGGCGATGCCGCCGCCCAGCAGAAACAGGGCCGTCAGCAGCAGTTCGTTCCGCACCAGCGGCCGGATAACCGGGTGGCTGATGCCCCGCCGCCAGAGCCAGGCGTCAAGGCTGTGCGTCATGGTTCTCAGCGCCTGCACGGCCATCCGTCTCTCCGCTTTGTTGCGTTTCCGCCGTCCGCCGCGCCGTGGAAGCCTCATCCGTGGGCGGCGTATCGGGCGGCGGGACAAGCCCCTTGCGGCGGGCGTCTTCGGCCGCAATTTTTTTCAAAAGATGCTGCGTGTCGCGGTAGACGTTCAAAAAACCGGCGGCAATGCCCAGCAACAGAAAGCACAATTTGCACCAGGGGCCTGTGCCCAGCCAGTAATCCAGGCCGTACCCGATGGCGAAACCCACCAGCGGCCCGCTGACCAGATGCAGACCGATGACCCCGGTGGTGGCCAGGGCTTCCATGCCGCTCTGCTGTTGTTTGAGAATGTCTTTGAATGACACGGGCCGCCTCCGCGAATGTCAGCGGCGCGTACATTCCGCACGCTGTAAAACCCCTAACGCTGTGTAAATTATCACAGCCTCGGCGGCGCGTCAACGGCTTTGCGCCGAAACATTCGGCATCTGCGCATATTTCCGCCGCGCGTTCAGCCCCGAAGCCGCCAGAGACTGAGGCATTCCAGGTGCGGAGTATGCGGAAAAAGATCCACGCCCGTCAGACGCGCCGGCTCATAATGCGTCTGGAGCGCCTGGGCGTCCCGCGCCAGCGTGGCCGGGTTGCAGGATATATAGAGGATGCGCCGGGGGCGCAGCTTGAGCAGGCTGTCCAGAACTCTGGGCGCCAGTCCGGCGCGCGGAGGATCGGCCAGCACCGTATCCCAGGCGGCGGACCGGTCGCGCCGCAGACGCTCCAGCAGAACCGCCGCGTCACCCGCTTCATAACGGCAGTGCGTCAGACCGGCCTGTTCCGCATTGCGCCGGGCCAGCGCCACGGCGCGCCTGTCGTATTCCAGGCCCATCAGGCGTTCGAAGGCGGGGGCCGGCAACTGGCCCGGCGCGCCCACGCCGCAGTACAGATCCAGCAGGGATGAACCTTTTTCCACGCCTCCGGCGTTCAGCATTTCCGTAGCCAGACGGGCCAGACTTTGCGCGGCCCCGGTATTGACCTGAAAGAAGGACGCCGCGTCCAGGCCGAACAGGCGGCTGCCCAAGGGCAGATGCAGCAGAGCGGCTTCAGCCTCTTCCCGCCCCCGTTCGTTCAGGCAGAGCACACGGCGCTCCCCGGCCGCCAAGGGGTCGGGGCTTTGCCGCTCTTCATGGATGAAGGCGGCCAGGTCCGGGAAGCGTTGCAGCAGACGTTCGCCTAGGGCGCGCGCCGCCGTCCGGCCCGCCGCGCCGCCGGGACTGGTGACGCACAGGACCCACCAGCGGGGCGCGGGGTCGTCGCCTTTCTGCCCGTGCCGCAAGATCAGAAAGCGCCAGAAGCCGTGTGCCCCGGCGGCGTCAATGCCCTTGCTCCGTCCCGCGTTGCGTCGGGAAGCGGGCGCGACATACGGCGGCAGGCCGCTTGTTTCCGCCATGCTCCGGGCCGCCTCCAGAATGTCCCGCGCTCCGGCGGGCGGCAGAACGCAGTCCGGCACGGGCACGACCTCCGCGCCGCCGCGGCGGCGCAGGCCCAGAACCAGGCCGCCGTCCGCGCCCGGGCCGAAGGCGAATTCCATTTTATTGCGGAAGGCCGTGTGGTCCGGCGAAGGGCGCGGGGCTTCCCACACGCTGTTGAGCAGAGTACGGTCCAGACGCCCGATGCGGCTCAGGGCTTCCAGAGCCAGGTTTTCCTTCCAGCGCAACTGCGCCGGGTAGGGTATGATTTGCAGGGGGCAGCCGCCGCAGACGGATTGATGCGGGCAGAGCGGCGGCACGGCATCCGCTGCCGGGCGCAGCACGTCCAGCAGGTCGGCTTCCAGCAGGCGGGTCTTGCGGCGGACAACCCGCGCCCGGACGATCTGCCCCGGCAGCGCGCCGGTCACAAAGACCGCCGCGCCGCGCCCGTCGTTCCCGTCCGTCGTCACGCGGGCGATGCCGCGCCCGTCGTGGGCCAGACTGTCCACGGTCACAGTGAGAATTTCGCTCATGCCGGACAGGATAGCAGCGCCGGGGAGGTTTTGCCAAGGCCGGTCCGGACAGGCACGGGCGGAATTTGTCTGAAATGATTGCGGACGAGGCCTTGACATTTTTCGTCTGATCGGGCAAATATACCTTTCTCTTTTTGGAGGTTGATCATGTACGCGATTATCGAGACCGGCGGAAAACAGTACCGCGTCGAAGAAGGTTCCAAGATTGTTGTGGAAAAACTCGCGGCCCAGACCGGCAGCGACGTTACTCTGGATAAGGTGCTGATGGTCGGCGGCGCGGACTGCAAAGTCGGCGCTCCCTATCTTGCCGGCGCCGCCGTGACGGCGGAAGTGGTGGAACAGGGGCGCGGCCCCAAAGTCATGGTCTTCAAGCGCCGTCGTCGCAAGGATTCCAAGACCTTGCGCGGGCACCGTCAGGACTGCACCACCATTCGCGTCAAAAGCATCAACAGCTAGGCTGGCTTTTCGGAGCGAGCGTCCGTTTTTTTCGGTCCCCGCCCGGCGGCGATCAGTGATCGCGTCCCGGGCCGGAATCCGAGGGGGAGCGGGCCGCGCGTTTTGATGGCTCAGCGCTCAGGAGGCTATCATGGCTCATAAGAAAGCAGGCGGTTCTTCGCGCAACGGCCGCGACAGCGCGGGTCAGCGCCGCGGCGTCAAGCGTTTCGGCGGTCAGCGTGTGCTGGCCGGCAACATCCTCGTGCGTCAGCTGGGCACTGTTGTGTACCCCGGCAACAACGTGGGCATGGGCAGGGACTTCACCCTCTTCGCCAAGGTGGAGGGCGTGGTGCGCTTTGAAAAATATGTCCGCAAACGTCGCGTGTTGACGCGCGTGCATGTGGAAGCGGCCGCTCAATAACTTCGCGGCCGCGTGGAATTTGTTTGGGGAAGGAGCCGCACTCGGGCGCGGTTCCTTCCCTTTTTGCATTTTTACGGACATACTGACGCCGCTTGCCGTTGAACGGCCGGCGGCCACGATTTATATACAAGCCGGAGCCGCGATGCGCCGGTGGATCAGAGGCACACTATGCGATTTGTGGATGAAGCGAAAATACAGGTCCGGGCGGGCAAGGGCGGCCACGGCTGCCTGTCCTTCCGGCGCGAGAAGTTTGTGCCGCGCGGCGGCCCGGACGGCGGCAACGGCGGCGACGGTGGCTCCGTGTATCTGCGGGCCGACAGCCGCCTGCTTTCTCTGTACGACTTCCGCCTGAAGCGGCTTTACGAGGCCCGCAACGGCCAGCCCGGCCAGGGCAGCCAGTGCGACGGCAAAAAGGGCGAGGACCTGGTGCTGGGCCTGCCGGTGGGCACCCTGGTTTTTGCCGAGGGGCCGGAAGGCGAACGCCTGCTGGCCGACCTCAGCGAACCGGACAGCCTTGTGCTGGCGGCGCGCGGCGGGCGCGGCGGCAAGGGCAACGAGCATTTCAAATCCTCCACCATGCGCGCGCCGCGTTTCGCCCAACCCGGCGAACCCGGCGAGGAGCTGACCCTGCGGCTGGAGCTGAAAATCCTGGCCGATGCCGGGCTTATCGGCCTGCCCAACGCGGGCAAGTCCACGCTCATTTCGCGGATCTCGGCGGCCCGGCCCAAGATCGCGGCCTATCCCTTCACCACGCTCACGCCCAATCTGGGCGTGATGATCGATGAAGTGGACCCGGACAAGCGCATGGTCATTGCCGACATTCCCGGACTCATTGAAGGAGCGCACGCCGGGCAGGGGCTGGGGCACCGTTTCCTGAAGCATGTGGAGCGCACCCGCTTTCTGGTGCATATGCTGAGCATCGAGGATGTGGACGACGCGGACCCCTGGGCCGGATTCGAGCTGGTCAATGAGGAATTGCGGCGTTTTGATCCGGTATTGGCTGAACGGGGACAGGTTGAGGTGATCAACAAGATTGATCTGGCGGATGCGGAGCGCCTGGAGGCCCTGAAAGCCCGTGCCGAGGCCGACGAGCGGAGGATTTTCTTCATTTCCGCCCGGGAGGCGCAGGGCTTGGAACCGCTGATTGCCGAGCTCTGGCGGCTGCGTGATGAACTGGCCCGGCATGAGCCGCTGCTGCGCCACCAACTGGAAGAGACGGAAGAGGACGAGGAATTTCCGGATATTGAGGTGATCTACACGCGCGAGTGAGGAAGACGGGCCGGAAGCGGCGCGCGTTTCAAAATGCGTATGCTCTGTATCCGGAGTATTTCAAAGTTGAAATGCTCTGACGCCGCATCTTGTGCGGCGCGTCGCGAAGCGGCGTGGATTCAGCCGAAAACCGCGCTTTTCGGCTGAATGAACCTTTGAAAAAGCATTGCGTTTCAAAGGGAATCTGCTCAAGTGCGGTTGCAGTGGAGGCGGCGATGGAAAGGCCGGAGGACTGGCGGCGGGAGCGGGCGCGGGTGCTGGCGCAGGCCCGTGTGGTGGTGATCAAGGTGGGCAGCGCCGTGCTGACCGACGCGCAAGGGCTCAACGCCGCTGTGCTGGACAGTCTGGCCGGGCAGCTGGCCCGGCTGGCCGCGCCGGGAACGGGCCTGCCCGACGGGCGGCGTCTGGTGCTGGTCTCCTCCGGCGCGGTGGCCGCCGGACGCACAGCCCTGGCCGCGCGCGGCCGGCAGGTGGAAACCACGGGCCTGGCGGCCCGGCAGGCGGCGGCGGCCGTGGGTCAGGGCCGCCTCATGCAGGCCTGGGATACGGCTTTTCACGTTCATGGCATGCCCACGGCGCAGGTGTTGCTGACCCGCGACGACCTGCGTTCGCGCCAGCGTTTTCTCAACGCCCGTAATACCTTCGCGGAATTGTTGCAGTGGCGCGTGCTGCCCATTGTCAATGAAAACGACACGGTGTCGGTCAGCGAACTCAAATTCGGCGACAACGACTGCCTGGCCAGCCTGCTGGTCAATCTCACGGGCGCGGATCTCTTCGTCAACCTGACGTCCTCGCCCGGCGTGCTGGCCGCCGATCCCCAGCGGGAACCCGACGCGCCGGTCATGGAGCACATTGACGACGTGGCGGCCCTGGATCTCGGCCAGCTTTGCGGCGGCAAAACGTCGGTGGGTACAGGCGGCATGTATTCCAAACTGCTGGCCGCGCGGCGCGCCGCCCAGATCGGCGTGCCCACCCTGATTCTGCCCGGCCGCGCGCCCGACGTGCTAAGCCGTGCCTTCGCGGCGGGCGCGGACTCCGGCGCGACGCCGATTCCCGGAACCTGGGTGCGCCCGGCCGGGCATGCCATACCGCGCCGCAAATTCTGGCTGGCCTATCAGTCGGAACCGGCGGGCGGGGTGACTGTGGACGCGGGCGCGGCGCAGGCGCTGCTGCGCAAAGGCGGCAGCCTGCTGCCCGGCGGCGTGCGCCAGGTGGAGGGCGCGTTCCAGAAAGGGGCGCTGGTGCGCGTGCTGCACGAGGGCCGGAGCCTGGGGGTGGGGCTTTCCAACTACAGTGCGGCGGACCTCAAAAAAATTATGGGCCTCAAACGTCACGAAGTGGCAGCCATTCTGGGCGACGCCCACTATCCCGAAGTCATCCACAGGGACAATCTGCTGCTGGACGCGGCGGTATAGCCGCGTGACGGCTGTTTTTCGGGAGGAGCTATGGCGGCAGCGGCACAGGGGAAACGCGATCTTTTCGCTTCCAGGCTCGGGGTTCTGGCGGCCACGCTGGGTTCGGCCGTGGGCCTGGGCAATATCTGGAAGGTGCCCGCCCTCACCGGGCAGCACGGCGGCGCATCCTTTCTGCTGATTTACGTGCTCTCTACCTTGGTTGTGGCCCTGCCCCTGATGATTGTGGAGATGATCATGGGGCGGCGCACCCGCGCCAACGCCTATAAAACCTTCGTCATGCTGACTCCGCCCCGACCCGGTCTGTCTGGAATGTCCGGGGCGTCCGCGCGGATCTGGCGGATCACGGGCGGCCTGTCCGTGCTGGCCGCCGCCCTTATTCTGGCTTTTTACAGCGACGTGGCGGGCTGGGTCTTCGCCTATGTGCCCAAGGCCGTGAGCGGCGGCGTGGCCACCACCGACCCGCAAGCGGCGGCCCGCATTTTCGGGGATCTGCTGGCAAACCCGTGGGAAAGCCTGCTCTGGCAGTGGCTGGTGCTGGGCTGCATCGCGGCCGTGATCATGCGCGGAGCCTCGGCGGGCATTGAGCGCGTCACGCGGGTGTTGATCCCCCTGCTGTTTCTGCTGCTGGTGGCGGTCTGTATCCGCAGCCTCACGCTACCCAACGCTCAGGCGGGCCTGCGCTTTCTCTTCATGCCCGACTTCGCGCGCATTGACGGCGACGTGGTGCTGATGGCCATGGGCCTGTCCTTTTTCAAAATGTCCATCGGCTTTGGCTGCATGATCACCTACGGCAGCTATTTCCAGGCCGACACCCACGTACCCGCCCTGGCCCTGCGGGTGATGGTCTGCGATCTGCTGGTCTCCCTGCTGGCGGGTGTGGCCGTGTTTCCGGCGGTGTTCAGCTTCGGCTTTGAACCCACGGCGGGCACCAGCCTGCTTTTTCTGACCATTCCGGCGGTGTTCGCCTCCATGCCCGGCGGGCAGTTCTTCACCGCGCTTTTTTTCGTGCTCTCGGCCGTGGCCGCCACCGGAGCCATGCTCTGCCTGCTGGAAATTCCCGTGGCCTGGCTGCTGGAAACCTGCAAACTGCCCCGTCCCAGAGCCACCCTGCTGGTGACCCTGGGCGTGGCCGCGCTGGGCGTTCCGCCCACACTCTCCACGGGAATCTGGTCGTCGTGGACGGTTTTCGGCCTCTCCTTTTTCGACGCTTACGACTTCGCCACCTCCAATCTGCTTTTGCCGGTCTGCGGCCTGCTGACCAGCCTGTTCGCGGGCTATGTCTGGCCGGAACGGGAATTCGTCGCCGCCCTGACCAACAGCGGCAATCTGCCCCTGCAGGGACTGGCGCGGCTGCTGCGCCGGGCCTGCCGCACGCTGACGCCCCTGCTGATCGTCATCATCCTGCTGCACGGGCTGAAGGTTTTCTGAGGGGGGGCCGGTCCTGTCCGCTACGGATTTTTCCTTTACAAAGGCCCGCCGCGCGCCTAACATTTTTGGCCATGAAGTTGTGTAAAGCCCATGCCTCGCGCCGTCCCGGGCTGCTGTCCGAGTCCGCGCCGATGCGGCCCGGCCGCGCGCCGATCTGTTCCCCGTTGGTTCCAGCGGGGCTTTTTTTTAACTTTCAGTCCCCACGCCCATGAATACCGACA
This genomic window contains:
- the rpmA gene encoding 50S ribosomal protein L27, which translates into the protein MAHKKAGGSSRNGRDSAGQRRGVKRFGGQRVLAGNILVRQLGTVVYPGNNVGMGRDFTLFAKVEGVVRFEKYVRKRRVLTRVHVEAAAQ
- the rplU gene encoding 50S ribosomal protein L21, producing the protein MYAIIETGGKQYRVEEGSKIVVEKLAAQTGSDVTLDKVLMVGGADCKVGAPYLAGAAVTAEVVEQGRGPKVMVFKRRRRKDSKTLRGHRQDCTTIRVKSINS
- the proB gene encoding glutamate 5-kinase — translated: MERPEDWRRERARVLAQARVVVIKVGSAVLTDAQGLNAAVLDSLAGQLARLAAPGTGLPDGRRLVLVSSGAVAAGRTALAARGRQVETTGLAARQAAAAVGQGRLMQAWDTAFHVHGMPTAQVLLTRDDLRSRQRFLNARNTFAELLQWRVLPIVNENDTVSVSELKFGDNDCLASLLVNLTGADLFVNLTSSPGVLAADPQREPDAPVMEHIDDVAALDLGQLCGGKTSVGTGGMYSKLLAARRAAQIGVPTLILPGRAPDVLSRAFAAGADSGATPIPGTWVRPAGHAIPRRKFWLAYQSEPAGGVTVDAGAAQALLRKGGSLLPGGVRQVEGAFQKGALVRVLHEGRSLGVGLSNYSAADLKKIMGLKRHEVAAILGDAHYPEVIHRDNLLLDAAV
- a CDS encoding AtpZ/AtpI family protein; amino-acid sequence: MSFKDILKQQQSGMEALATTGVIGLHLVSGPLVGFAIGYGLDYWLGTGPWCKLCFLLLGIAAGFLNVYRDTQHLLKKIAAEDARRKGLVPPPDTPPTDEASTARRTAETQQSGETDGRAGAENHDAQP
- a CDS encoding sodium-dependent transporter, which encodes MAAAAQGKRDLFASRLGVLAATLGSAVGLGNIWKVPALTGQHGGASFLLIYVLSTLVVALPLMIVEMIMGRRTRANAYKTFVMLTPPRPGLSGMSGASARIWRITGGLSVLAAALILAFYSDVAGWVFAYVPKAVSGGVATTDPQAAARIFGDLLANPWESLLWQWLVLGCIAAVIMRGASAGIERVTRVLIPLLFLLLVAVCIRSLTLPNAQAGLRFLFMPDFARIDGDVVLMAMGLSFFKMSIGFGCMITYGSYFQADTHVPALALRVMVCDLLVSLLAGVAVFPAVFSFGFEPTAGTSLLFLTIPAVFASMPGGQFFTALFFVLSAVAATGAMLCLLEIPVAWLLETCKLPRPRATLLVTLGVAALGVPPTLSTGIWSSWTVFGLSFFDAYDFATSNLLLPVCGLLTSLFAGYVWPEREFVAALTNSGNLPLQGLARLLRRACRTLTPLLIVIILLHGLKVF
- a CDS encoding class I SAM-dependent RNA methyltransferase translates to MSEILTVTVDSLAHDGRGIARVTTDGNDGRGAAVFVTGALPGQIVRARVVRRKTRLLEADLLDVLRPAADAVPPLCPHQSVCGGCPLQIIPYPAQLRWKENLALEALSRIGRLDRTLLNSVWEAPRPSPDHTAFRNKMEFAFGPGADGGLVLGLRRRGGAEVVPVPDCVLPPAGARDILEAARSMAETSGLPPYVAPASRRNAGRSKGIDAAGAHGFWRFLILRHGQKGDDPAPRWWVLCVTSPGGAAGRTAARALGERLLQRFPDLAAFIHEERQSPDPLAAGERRVLCLNERGREEAEAALLHLPLGSRLFGLDAASFFQVNTGAAQSLARLATEMLNAGGVEKGSSLLDLYCGVGAPGQLPAPAFERLMGLEYDRRAVALARRNAEQAGLTHCRYEAGDAAVLLERLRRDRSAAWDTVLADPPRAGLAPRVLDSLLKLRPRRILYISCNPATLARDAQALQTHYEPARLTGVDLFPHTPHLECLSLWRLRG
- the obgE gene encoding GTPase ObgE, producing MRFVDEAKIQVRAGKGGHGCLSFRREKFVPRGGPDGGNGGDGGSVYLRADSRLLSLYDFRLKRLYEARNGQPGQGSQCDGKKGEDLVLGLPVGTLVFAEGPEGERLLADLSEPDSLVLAARGGRGGKGNEHFKSSTMRAPRFAQPGEPGEELTLRLELKILADAGLIGLPNAGKSTLISRISAARPKIAAYPFTTLTPNLGVMIDEVDPDKRMVIADIPGLIEGAHAGQGLGHRFLKHVERTRFLVHMLSIEDVDDADPWAGFELVNEELRRFDPVLAERGQVEVINKIDLADAERLEALKARAEADERRIFFISAREAQGLEPLIAELWRLRDELARHEPLLRHQLEETEEDEEFPDIEVIYTRE